The sequence AAACACTCAGCACTCTCTCAAAGCGCACTCAGAGCTCTTTGGAAAGCTCTCTCTTCTATTTTTACATGACCTGACTGCATTCACTGTCTTTGTAATTTTCACAGTTTGAAACCACTTTCCAGTGTTTTAGAATTACGTTTTTTGTCGGTCTTAACTTTCATGAAATCTCTTCATTTTATGGACATTTTATGTGTTCAGAAATAGTGAGGCAACTCAAGATAATTTAGTCACAGGACTAAAGAGGATGGCCAAGCTTGAAAGTGGAAGCAAACAACAACAGAGAAGGGAGAAATTAGATCTGACAgcctttttaaaacaatgagcCAAGCTGGAAATAACCTTAACTTCAATTTCATACGTACAACGTCCcactttctccctgtctcttttcctCATGCTCTTTTCCCTTTTTAGCCTACATCTAGAGGAAGGGGTTGCAGTGTTAGAGAAAGGGAATGAGTTTATAGGAGGGACACAGGCTgtagtgagagggagggagggagacagggataTAATTGTGCACAGATGGAAGttgcagagaggaagagtaTGAACCTCAGAATCATATACTTATCAAAAGCTACGGAAATAAGTAGGAAATTAGATCTGTGAAAACAGGTTTGGTTTAACCTGCAAACTGTTCATATAAAAGGTCAAAAAAGGAATCTGCTAATTGTTAAAGGTTTGGGTGGAATTCCAACCCAGATTTATCTAAGTTCCATtgcattttaatctgtttttgttttcttttgttgtaattttgtGTATGATTAGTCTGTGTGTAATGACTTTTAATTCCTGTCCCTGGGTCTGAATgtaattttgaaattttgtgtgcgtgtgtgcgtgtgtgtgtgtgtgtgtgtgcgtgtgtgcgtgtgtgcgtgcgtgtgtgtgtgtgtgtgtgtgtgagagtgcatacgtgctgacctttcacccctgtgtgtgggtgtggtttgtgtgtgtgtgtgtgtgggtgtgggtttgtgcatgtgtgagcaatTATATCTGACACCTGTGTCCGCATGTGTGCCCATGTAATGATCTCTgacctctctccctgtgtgtgtacatgtgatgATCTCTGacccctgtgtctgtgtgatgatCTCTCAcccctgtgcctgtgtgtgtacttgtgatgacctctgacccctgtgcCTGAGTGTGTACTTgtgatgacctctgacccctgtgtgTGGCCGTTGCAGATGCGCTTCATGCTGCTGTTCAGCCGGCAGGGGAAGCTGCGGCTGCAGAAGTGGTACACGGCCACGGCGGAGCGCGACAAGAAGAAGATGGTGCGCGAGCTCATGCAGGTGGTGCTGGCGCGCAAGCCCAAGATGTGCAGCTTTCTGGAGTGGAGAGATCTGAAGATTGTGTACAAGAGGTAGGTGGTACACTCTACTGTCAGCACTGCGTACACTCCACACCCTGCACTGCGTACGCTCTGCaccccacactgcacactgagcTGTGTACACTCTCCACCCTGCATTGTGTAAACCCTAAACCCAGCACTACGCACTGCGCACGCTCTCTGCCAGGTAACTGGGGTGACTCGGACGGCAGCTGACGTTGTGGTTGCAGGTGCATCCCTACCTGAGTGGGCTTTGGTGTGGCAGCTGTGGAGGAGAGCAGTGCGTCAGAAAAGGTGTTGGGATAGGTATCTGCAGGCTGTGGCCCTGcaggggacagggacagggggtggggacagggacCGGCTTCATGCCTTCTACCTCCACAGCTCTACCTTTGTCTTCTCTGCAAAGAGCCACTCATTAATCCTGAGGTGTAGCCACAGTCAGATTGTCTCAACACTGGCACTCTCAGTTTTACGTTGTGAGGGAgttagtatgtatgtatgtatgtatgtatgtatgtatgtatgtacgtacatatgtgtgtgtgtgtgtgtgtgagtgagtgagagacagagagagtgtagtGTGTATGCTGACtaacctctccctcccctctctgcagatATGCCAGCCTgtatttctgctgtgctgttgagGAGCAGGACAACGAGCTCCTCACCCTGGAGATCATACACCGCTTTGTGGAGCTGCTGGATAAGTACTTCGGCAGTGTGAGTcagcccctctcctccctcgtccctctctcttgccctctcctcctccctctctccccctgctaaGTGTGGCATGAGTCAGTGTAATACTGCTCTTTCTCTCGGGCCCTTCGCCCTCTATCTGTCCTTGTGTCCCAAGCACAGTCTGGCGGCTTCATgcgtcctccctccctctgtgcagCACTCTACCACAGCTTCTCTTTATTTTGGAATTGGCTGGTTTGGTACGAGACATGAAAGCATAACCGTGATTGTACTAGGAATGCTAGGAatgtttcttctctgtctcaccttccctcctctctccctgttcctctgtctGCCCCTTCGCTCCTCTGCGTGTCTACCTGCTCGTCTAGGTATGCGAGCTGGATATCATCTTTAACTTTGAGAAGGCCTACTTCATCCTGGACGAGTTCCTAATGGGGGGTGAGATTCAGGACACGTCCAAGAAGAGCGTCCTGAAGGCCATCGAGCAGGCCGACCTGCTGCAGGAGGTAGGCACAGCGGTGCACACACGCTGCACAAGAGACGGGCACAGTGTTCTAACATTGTTCTAACATTGCACAGGAGGTAGGCACAGGGTTACGTTGTGGAAGTGCTATGATGTGAGAAATTTTGTAAAACTGTtacctttgtgttttttatgctttgttttgctttatacAACCCTTTTGGAATCACCATTTTACAGTAAGATGGTGTCAACGTAATGGCGTCTACAGCTGTGCTGACgtgaaacaaatgcaatctGATGCACTTATAGCCAATTTCTGGCCCTACAAGTCTCACAGTGCCCTATAGTGAAGTAggtgctgattggaggatggaTGCCGCCCCACTGACATAATCCAGGCAACTCTGCAGTGCTTGACAGCTTGCAGGGcgcctgagagtggtgagatgaggaaactcTGGCCAATCTATTCACACATATCCATAGGGAATGAAGATCATTGTTGGCAGATGACAATGCTGGGTTTGAATCCAGTCCATAGGGTTTAGACCACACTATAAAGCCTCATAGTTACCCTTATTAGTTTGTTATGGCATTTAGCCCCATTGTTTGTTATAGGGGTTTTGATAAAAGgagcatttaatgtttttgtgagGGTGGATTTCTGAATGCTTTGAGCAGTGTTTCAGTGCAGGTGTCTGAATGCTgtctgtgaatgctgtgtgatctctccctctctgacatcTCTTTGGCTAAATGTGAGGAAGTCCTGAGTATGTTCCTCCTGTGTTTGGTGATGCTCTTCCTTCTCTTACTCTCTTGTAGGAGGACGAGTCTCCCAGGAGTGTGCTGGAGGAGATGGGCCTGGCGTAGTCTGCAAGGCTGGGCATGGAGACCATaaaaggaaaaggagggaggagcCTCAGTCCTGCGTAGGGAGGAGTTTGGGTTGTGGGGGATCTGAAACAATGGAGGTCATTGAAGACATAAGAAATGGAAGAAGCTGGAGATTCAAGAAAACTTGGGATGAAACTGTGATACTCTGTAAAAATAAGGGATATTTACACCTGATTCTTTTCCCTTTGTCTGACAGAAATGCAGTCAGATGTCAATTGTGCCAGTTATGGCTGGTATAGATCTGTTATGAAATTTGTTTCCTTGGATGACTTTACAATGTCTCCTGATGAGCAGCTCTCAGCCAGTTCACTTTCCGTACTGGCCTTTTTCTGGGTGAAAGAAGGAAGCTGTCATGGCTGTCTGCTGGGGACTTGGTGTTTACCTGTATGTATGCTGGAAGCCGGAGGTGTGGAACCTAATCTTGCATCTTTCATCAGCATGAATGTGgcttttcactctttcttttcctctttcttatCTCACTCTTTCCAAAGAGGAATTTTGTCTTTTTGCCTGTAAGATGGCAGTCAGGGAAAGGAAAGACCAAATAACTAAAACCAAGAGAACAATATTTAAATGTCTACGTTGTAGTGTGCTGGAGTCTTTAGCTGGATCAGCTTCTGCATGGGAAACACTGAATTAGTCGTGTATTTTCAGTGCAGTGAggttttttctttcagatgagGACTTGATATCAGAATAATCTGggtttgtggggaaaaatgcaaagTTGGCGCATGTCTGTGTTAACTGTACAGAAGTTTGGCAACTAAAAAAGGGAATAATGTTCAgatgtaattttttaatatataaataaattaatgtgttttaaaaaagcGGCGCAGGTTGTGCAGCTTcattgtgtctttgtgtgtgtatgaggcaGTGGCTCTGAGGGAGTTTCTGAAGTGCCGTGATGCATGTTTCAGTCAGcgagtgtgtgggtgtataaCTCGGCCCAATCACAGGGGCTGAGTCAGAGGGATGACTTtaagtttctgtgtgtgtatcactCCTGTGTCTATGTTAGGGTGTGTGTTCATCACTGTttgtgcaagtgtatgtgtgtgcatctgtgcatctttatggctgtgtgtgcgcgtgtgtgaggtTATATGTTTATCCCTGTCCGTGTTTGGGTGAGGGTGCGTCTATGGTTGTGTGTCCGTATGTGTGAGGTTATGTgtttatctctgtgtctgtgcgagGGTGTGTGTCCATGTGACGGTGTCTGTTTACGgttgcctgtgtctgtgttcggGTGTGTGCACTGTATGGCTTTagaattcatgtatttttcGATCTTTGTGTGCGTAGTGTgtgaggcagaaagagagaatataattcatttttgacagtgatACAGTGCAGCTAGACTGCAGCAAGCTCTTTGCCATGGATctctgaacacagacagcaaaggaaatgagagcaaaaaagacagaggagaggagagagaaagaaacgaGAGCAGAAGAAAAGGAGCCCTACAGAACTGCATGTGGAAGTGTATCAGAAGAAAGAGACAATCCCCCAACATTATTCAGATGGatctcccacccccaccccaaaacccATACTCAGCATGGTCAGCTGGTTATATACCACCTCTATGCTGAGCTGAGAAGCTATTAAAACACTGGTGATCTGGTAAAGACAACCATGAAGGTTAAATGCTCAAACAAagaatgtcaatgtcaatgctGTGTCaaatatgtgtgcatgaatgcatgctttgtttgcatttgtatgcttatgtgtgtgtttctgtgtacgtgtgtttgtgtatgtctgtgactatgtgtgtatgtgtgtgtgtctttacatgtgtgtatctgtgtgtctgtatgtgtgtttgtgtatgtgtgtctgtgactgtgtgtatgtgtgtgtgtctttacatgtgtgtatttgtgtttgcttgtgtatgtgtgtttgtgtgtgtcggtgtgtgtgtgtatatgtatgtttgtgtgtgtcggtgtgtgtgtttgtgtatatgtatgtttgtgtgtgtcggggtgtgtgtttgtgtatatgtatgtttgtgtgtgtcggggtgtgtgtttgtgtatatgtatgtttgtgtatgtttgtgtgtgtgtttgtgtatatgtatgcttgtgtgtgtcggtgtgtgtgtgtgtatgtgtatgtttgtgtgtgtcggtgtgtgtgtttgtgtatgtgtatgtttgtgtgtgtcggtgtgtgtgtttgtgtatatgtatgtttgtgtgtgtcggggtgtgtgtttgtgtatatgtatgtttgtgtatgtttgtgtgtgtgtttgtgtatatgtatgcttgtgtgtgtcggtgtgtgtgtgtgtatgtgtatgtttgtgtgtgtcggtgtgtgtgtttgtgtatgtgtatgtttgtgtgtgtcggtgtgtgtgtttgtgtatgtgtatgtttgtgtgtcggtgtgtatgtttgtgtgtcggtgtgtatgtttgtgtgtgtcggtgtgtgtgtttgtatatgtatgtttgtgtgtgtcggtgtgtgtgtttgtgtatgtgtatgtttgtgtgtgtgtgtgtgtgtttgtgtatgtgtatgtttgtgtgtgtcggtgtttgtgtgtgtatgtgtttgtgtgtgtgtatgtgtgtgtgtttgtgtgtgtgtgtgtgtgtgtttgtgtatgtgtatgtttgtgtgtgtcggtgtttgtgtgtgtgtgtgtgtgtgtgtgtgtgtgtgtgtgtgtgtgtgtttgtgtatgtgtatgtttgtgtgtgtcggtgtttgtgtttgtgtatgtgtatgtctgtgtgtgttgcatcCCACTGTCCTCTCTATCCTCAGAGTCAGATGTAGGCCATCCCACACCTCCTGTCCACCTCCCGTCTCTGTGGATGTTCTCATTAGCATCTCTCATCTCTCCGCTCTGAATCGGGCTGTTTTTAGTTATTtggcagacagtcttatccagagcaaggCAACCATTTCATAACAGAAACGAGAATGAGATTGAAGGAATGTAGGatcacaggaacacaggaacTGACAGGGCAGTAATGCAGCCAATGAGCATtaagctgaaaaacagctctGAACTACAAGCACCCAGTAGTAGCTATATCAGCTTGAAACTGATGCTTGACAACGTACTTGAGGGAACAGGAAACTGTCCTCTCGCTTTTCTGTAGTTGTGGTATGGCTCTGTACAAGAACAAAGTGAAAGTGTCATTACAAAGTCTTCTTTATCCAGAAGTAGTAACCCGTGACTACCAGTTGTCCCATGACTGTGGAGGGGGCATGGTTATGTGTTTCTGGAGTCCCCTCACCTGCATTTGTTTGCCTCAGTTTTCCCAGGCCCTCTGAAACATGTGAGATTACCAGGTGAGAGTACCAGACATGGGTCCTCTCAGTGTGTGAGACCTGAGGTGcctgctgtatgtgtgagtgtgtgtgtgtgtgtgttagggtggAAGGTGGAGGTTCTGCAGAGGAGGTGGATGACTCACCCCTCaatcatctctctctcgctccctctctctccctctctcttttgtgGGCTGTGGATGTGGTTAATcatctctctcctgctttcgttttttctttcttttccttttttctttcctttcatttttttcatctatttCTCTCCTCACACTGCCAGGTCTGTTTTCCATCTCGCTCCATTGTTGGTCTTTTTCTGCccaccatctccctctctcctctctctctctgtttctctttccctctccctcactctttctctgtcttgttttctcttctctttctccctttttgtCCTTGTTTCGCTGCCCTGTTTgtatctttctctttttctctatcTTTGTCTCTCATTGTGAGAGTGCACATTTCACCAacttctttgtttctttgtttcaccaaattctttcttccttttctccaaAAATATGACGTATGGAataattttgtatgtttataaATTGTATTTGATTATGTGgccatacatgtgtgtgcatgagagagaggcagggagggtaTAAGTGAGGGATTTGAGGGAAAATACCTTTAAAGGGAgaatttttgttaaatttatgAGTGGTTACATGTTGTTACAATCGGCCACAGAGGTGACACCTGCTAGTCCGAATCAGGCACCACAGATTGAtatctctgtctgcattccttAGCATTTATGTGAGTAATAGGCgttcatttttggttttctggTACAAAGTTCATTTGGAGTGATGGGAGAGGCTGCTGTAACTAGAGTTTAATCTACTTCTCtgaccttttgtgtttttatgtcatAAATGTTTCCCTTCTTATTTTCACTCCTCGCTGCCGCCTTGATTTTCCTCTTAGAGCCTAAAATGGGCAGACCTCTTACAGACCAACTATCCTGCTATCTGCTTTCTTTCACTGTCAAACTGTCTGATTTGACTGTCAGGGGTTCAGTGAATCACACATCATCGCTTGCAATTTGAAGACCAAGTTGGGAAAGTGAGTGCAGTCGACTCACTGTAATTGCATATCAGATAATTGCACACTTGGCTTTGTTGCACAGTATGCAGCTGGGTCCATTCTAATCGCACAGACTGTAATTACTCCTGTTACGTGCATACTACAGCTAGGTGCTTAACGTCACGACAGTCCCCACCATACAGAACTATCAGGAGTCCACCgtatacttctttttttttcacagatattttccattccattccaaaaTGCTCTCTCCACTGAGGAGGGTATGTGCTAACAAACTTTGCATTGTGGTGTATTTCAACAGAACAGTTTTGTCCggaattattacaattattaatcttttttaagCCCATCTTTCCCGTTTTGGATGGGAGACACATGGTCATTTGTGAAACTGTGTGATGTTTTGAATATGTTGGTGTGCACCcagcttttctctctgtcattctttcTGAAGGGGTTTGGAATGGATGATATTTTTTATTAGATCAGCATATTAGTCTTAGCTTTCCAATAAGGCATTAAAAACTAGATTTTAACAAAATagttgcttttatttatttgtttct comes from Megalops cyprinoides isolate fMegCyp1 chromosome 3, fMegCyp1.pri, whole genome shotgun sequence and encodes:
- the LOC118774819 gene encoding AP-1 complex subunit sigma-1A-like isoform X1, which produces MMRFMLLFSRQGKLRLQKWYTATAERDKKKMVRELMQVVLARKPKMCSFLEWRDLKIVYKRYASLYFCCAVEEQDNELLTLEIIHRFVELLDKYFGSVCELDIIFNFEKAYFILDEFLMGGEIQDTSKKSVLKAIEQADLLQEEDESPRSVLEEMGLA
- the LOC118774819 gene encoding AP-1 complex subunit sigma-1A-like isoform X2, translated to MRFMLLFSRQGKLRLQKWYTATAERDKKKMVRELMQVVLARKPKMCSFLEWRDLKIVYKRYASLYFCCAVEEQDNELLTLEIIHRFVELLDKYFGSVCELDIIFNFEKAYFILDEFLMGGEIQDTSKKSVLKAIEQADLLQEEDESPRSVLEEMGLA